In Polynucleobacter sp. TUM22923, one genomic interval encodes:
- the pepN gene encoding aminopeptidase N → MKTDLSQSFSRLKYLPPHYTLSQVELDIALDPARTIVKSRLEVLPGPNHEAGLPLVLQGQELEFVSLRINGEAHRQFELTPLTLTIHALPNDGCQAFIVEIICVCIPEKNTSLMGLYVSNGNFFTQCEAEGFRKITYFLDRPDVMARYRVTLRAREAEYPVLLSNGNLLSTEKLANGWHTAVWEDPFPKPAYLFALVAGKLECIEETITTSSGAKKLLQIWVEPHDLKKTRHAMDSLIASIYWDEKRYGLELDLERFMIVAVGDFNMGAMENKGLNIFNTKYVLAQAMTATDADFANIESVVAHEYFHNWTGNRVTCRDWFQLSLKEGLTVFRDQEFSADQMGSESGRAVKRIEDVRLLRQLQFPEDAGPMAHPIRPDEYQEINNFYTVTVYEKGAEVVRMYQTLLGREGFRKGMDLYFKRHDGQAVTCDDFLMAMADANGCDLEQFKNWYSQAGTPMVSVIESYDAATKEYQVTLTQHFPANVKNMDTKLFHIPLAMRLLTPTGDQQECLLELMQESQTWTFPDVKTRPVLSINRNFSAPIKLDFDQSEADLLTLFSSDDDAFNRWEAGQKLAMQMILQNRLPDAALISAYRDLLMDPVLDPAFKDLALTLPAETYLYEQCVSVDPQKIYAARRAFRQAIARELRIEWASLYQQMQTPGPFNPDAVSAGKRALKNLALSMLLEADPLIWSPMAVNQYHNADNMTDRYAALAALVIQGSPSAVACLEDFYTHFADDPLVIDKWFSLQASRPPVSDADATLSDVRRLQGHEAFKMNNPNRVRSVIHAFCMNNPASFHQIDGSGYAFWAESVLALDAINPQVAARLARGLDRWKQFAQPYQSLMQAALQRVAACETLSADVKEVILKALGD, encoded by the coding sequence ATGAAAACTGATCTATCGCAGAGCTTCAGCAGGCTCAAGTATCTCCCCCCTCATTACACTCTAAGTCAGGTAGAGCTTGATATTGCTTTAGATCCAGCGCGAACTATTGTTAAAAGTCGCCTTGAGGTTTTACCTGGTCCCAATCATGAGGCAGGATTGCCTTTGGTTCTTCAGGGTCAAGAGCTTGAATTTGTAAGCTTACGTATCAATGGCGAGGCTCATCGTCAGTTTGAGTTGACGCCTCTGACGCTGACGATTCATGCGCTACCCAATGATGGCTGCCAAGCGTTCATTGTCGAGATCATTTGTGTTTGCATTCCGGAGAAAAATACCTCTCTGATGGGGCTCTATGTTTCTAACGGCAACTTTTTTACGCAATGTGAAGCTGAGGGATTTCGCAAAATTACCTATTTTCTAGACAGGCCTGATGTGATGGCGCGCTATCGGGTTACTTTGCGGGCGCGAGAGGCGGAGTATCCAGTTTTATTATCCAATGGCAATTTACTGAGTACTGAAAAACTAGCTAATGGCTGGCACACTGCAGTCTGGGAAGATCCATTTCCTAAACCCGCTTATTTATTTGCATTGGTTGCCGGTAAGTTGGAATGTATTGAAGAGACCATCACGACCAGTAGTGGCGCAAAGAAACTATTGCAGATTTGGGTTGAGCCACACGATTTAAAGAAGACGCGCCATGCGATGGATTCTTTAATTGCCTCCATTTACTGGGATGAAAAACGCTACGGCTTGGAATTGGATCTAGAGCGCTTCATGATTGTGGCTGTAGGAGATTTTAATATGGGGGCTATGGAGAATAAGGGCCTCAATATCTTCAACACTAAGTATGTCTTGGCTCAAGCAATGACTGCAACCGACGCCGACTTTGCCAATATTGAGAGCGTTGTGGCACATGAGTACTTTCATAACTGGACGGGTAATCGGGTGACTTGCCGTGACTGGTTCCAGCTATCCCTAAAAGAGGGTTTGACCGTATTTCGTGATCAAGAATTCTCTGCCGATCAAATGGGCAGTGAGTCCGGTAGGGCGGTAAAGCGGATTGAGGACGTGAGACTTTTGCGTCAACTCCAATTTCCAGAAGATGCGGGCCCAATGGCGCATCCTATTCGTCCAGACGAGTATCAAGAAATCAATAACTTTTATACCGTGACAGTGTATGAAAAAGGCGCTGAGGTTGTGCGCATGTACCAAACGCTGCTGGGTAGAGAGGGCTTTCGTAAGGGAATGGATCTCTACTTTAAACGCCACGACGGTCAGGCTGTGACTTGCGATGATTTCTTGATGGCGATGGCTGATGCGAATGGGTGTGATCTTGAGCAATTCAAGAATTGGTATAGCCAAGCAGGCACTCCAATGGTGAGCGTGATCGAATCATATGATGCGGCTACAAAAGAATATCAAGTAACGTTGACACAGCACTTTCCTGCAAATGTAAAAAATATGGACACCAAGTTGTTTCATATTCCATTGGCAATGCGCTTATTGACGCCGACTGGTGATCAACAAGAATGCTTGTTGGAGTTGATGCAAGAAAGCCAAACGTGGACCTTTCCAGATGTAAAAACCCGCCCTGTTTTGTCCATTAATCGCAATTTTTCTGCGCCCATTAAGTTGGACTTTGATCAAAGTGAGGCCGATTTATTAACGCTATTCTCGAGTGACGATGACGCGTTTAATCGCTGGGAGGCTGGACAAAAATTAGCAATGCAGATGATTTTGCAGAACCGTTTGCCTGATGCAGCGCTGATTTCGGCTTATCGCGATCTCTTAATGGACCCTGTATTGGACCCTGCGTTTAAAGACCTTGCGCTGACTTTGCCTGCAGAAACTTATTTGTATGAGCAGTGTGTCAGCGTTGATCCTCAGAAAATTTATGCAGCTCGTCGTGCTTTCCGTCAGGCTATTGCAAGAGAGCTCCGAATCGAGTGGGCCTCCCTCTATCAGCAAATGCAAACGCCTGGCCCATTCAATCCTGATGCGGTAAGTGCTGGCAAACGGGCCTTGAAAAATCTGGCGTTGAGTATGTTGCTCGAGGCAGATCCCTTAATTTGGTCGCCAATGGCGGTCAATCAATATCACAATGCCGATAATATGACTGATCGGTATGCTGCTTTAGCGGCGCTGGTGATTCAGGGATCCCCATCTGCAGTTGCATGCCTTGAAGACTTTTATACTCACTTTGCAGATGACCCTTTAGTAATCGATAAATGGTTCTCTTTACAGGCGAGTAGACCACCCGTTTCTGATGCTGATGCCACTTTAAGCGATGTGCGTCGCTTGCAAGGGCACGAGGCTTTTAAGATGAATAACCCTAATCGTGTTCGTAGCGTGATTCATGCGTTTTGTATGAATAACCCCGCTAGCTTTCATCAAATAGATGGTAGTGGTTATGCTTTTTGGGCAGAATCTGTGCTCGCCTTAGATGCTATCAACCCTCAAGTAGCTGCTCGTTTAGCTAGAGGCCTTGACCGCTGGAAGCAGTTTGCACAGCCCTATCAAAGTCTGATGCAAGCAGCCCTGCAGCGAGTAGCTGCATGTGAAACCCTCTCAGCGGATGTGAAAGAGGTGATTTTGAAAGCGCTTGGTGATTAA
- a CDS encoding class 1 fructose-bisphosphatase, protein MTASTTFNTHFKQYLETVQVKGNAVPAGLQELLVAVADTCMTLSHEVAQGALIDLLGSAGTGNVQGEVQQKLDVIANDLLIEGVQGCQSLAGLASEEMELPVAVQGTGDYLLLFDPLDGSSNIDVNVSIGTIFSVLKKQNSAAPLQTADFLLSGRHQVAAGYVVYGPQTTMALTLGDGVVMFTLNRVTGEFVLIKESVEIAHSTKEFSINMSNMRHWAEPVRRYVDECLAGVGGERDKDFNMRWIASMVADVHRVLSRGGIFMYPWDQREPHKPGKLRLMYEANPMSFLVEQAGGASTNGDQLIMDLIPTDLHERVSVMLGSKEEIERLQRYHA, encoded by the coding sequence TTGACAGCTTCAACTACTTTTAATACCCATTTCAAGCAATATTTAGAGACTGTTCAGGTCAAGGGCAATGCCGTTCCTGCTGGTCTTCAAGAGCTGTTGGTTGCGGTTGCTGATACTTGTATGACTCTCAGCCATGAAGTGGCTCAAGGTGCTTTGATTGATTTATTGGGTTCTGCTGGCACAGGCAATGTGCAGGGTGAAGTTCAGCAAAAGTTAGATGTGATCGCGAATGATCTATTAATTGAAGGTGTACAAGGCTGTCAATCACTCGCAGGCTTAGCTTCTGAGGAAATGGAGTTACCAGTTGCCGTTCAAGGAACGGGTGATTACTTACTATTATTTGACCCACTCGATGGCTCATCCAATATTGATGTGAATGTATCCATCGGTACGATTTTCTCCGTCCTTAAAAAACAAAACTCTGCTGCACCTTTGCAAACAGCGGACTTCTTATTGTCGGGGCGTCATCAGGTAGCTGCCGGTTATGTGGTTTATGGACCTCAGACCACAATGGCCTTAACCCTTGGTGATGGTGTTGTGATGTTTACCTTAAATAGGGTTACTGGTGAATTTGTACTAATTAAAGAATCTGTAGAGATAGCCCACAGTACCAAAGAATTTTCAATCAATATGTCCAATATGCGTCATTGGGCAGAGCCAGTGCGCCGTTACGTTGATGAGTGTCTTGCGGGTGTTGGCGGTGAGCGTGACAAAGACTTTAATATGCGCTGGATTGCTTCCATGGTGGCAGATGTGCATCGCGTACTTTCTCGAGGGGGTATTTTTATGTACCCTTGGGACCAGCGCGAGCCGCATAAGCCGGGCAAGTTACGCTTAATGTATGAGGCAAACCCGATGAGCTTTTTAGTAGAGCAGGCCGGTGGTGCATCTACGAATGGGGATCAATTGATTATGGATTTAATTCCGACGGACCTGCATGAGCGTGTGTCTGTCATGCTGGGATCTAAAGAAGAAATCGAGCGTTTACAGCGTTACCATGCGTAG
- the cphA gene encoding cyanophycin synthetase, which translates to MEITRIRMLRGPNLWSRHTALEAIVSCDETERSIDSIPDFENRIRERFPQLGSMRRGGHNQILSLAHALEHAALGLQSQAGCPVTFSRTVQTIEAGVYQVVVEYTEEVVGRMAFDFAFALILATLTDSPFNLTAALSELEALYEDVRLGPSTGSIVDAAVQRNIPFRRMTEGSMVQFGWGSKQKRIQAAETSDTSAIAEAIAQDKELTKNLLAAAGVSVPIGEVVTTADDAWRAAQKIGGAIVLKPKDGNQGKGVVANIQTEAEVRAGFIVTQAFGRETIVERYLPGADYRLLVVGNRLSAAARREPAQVVGDGKHTIAQLVELENSNPLRGDGHATALTKIRFDDIALAHLASNNLSPESIPKTGERVLLRNNANLSTGGTATDVTDDVHPDVAASAIAAAQMIGLDIAGVDILCEAIYKPLEAQGGGIVEVNAAPGLRMHLKPSYGKSRPVGEDIINTMYPLGEDGRIPVVAVTGTNGKTTTVRLIAHLINETGLRVGMTSTDGVYINHRLIDSGDCSGPKSARNVLMHPDVDAAVLETARGGMLREGLGFDRCEVAVVTNIGEGDHLGLNYITSVEDLAILKRVVVQNVAPTGAAVLNAADPIVVKMGDVCNGRVIFFAQNQHHPVIAAHRAKNKKVIYCDGTYIVASKGARVVYRFPVSEIPITQNGVLGFQIENAMASIGAAWALGLDAEKIARGLHSFQSSANAVPGRFNQFQHKGATVIADYGHNPDAMRALASAITAMKPKKSHVVISGAGDRRDEDIRDLTRILGNNFDNVILYQDQCQRGREDGEVLKLLQEGLVGTTQAKQVKEITGEFLAIDTALNDLSPGDICLILIDQVEESLAYLKEKVRP; encoded by the coding sequence TTGGAAATCACCCGTATTCGTATGTTGCGCGGCCCAAATTTATGGAGCCGACACACCGCCCTGGAGGCGATTGTTTCTTGCGATGAAACTGAACGCTCCATTGATTCCATTCCTGATTTTGAAAACAGAATTCGAGAGCGCTTTCCTCAACTAGGGAGCATGCGTCGGGGTGGTCATAATCAAATTCTCTCATTAGCGCATGCCTTGGAGCATGCAGCCCTCGGTCTGCAATCGCAGGCAGGCTGCCCAGTCACCTTTAGTCGTACAGTACAAACCATTGAAGCTGGTGTTTATCAGGTCGTGGTCGAGTACACCGAAGAGGTAGTCGGCCGTATGGCATTTGACTTTGCTTTTGCATTAATTCTGGCTACGCTGACTGACTCTCCATTTAATCTCACTGCAGCTCTCTCTGAATTAGAGGCCCTATATGAAGATGTTCGGCTTGGGCCCAGTACAGGTTCTATCGTAGATGCTGCCGTTCAAAGAAATATTCCCTTTCGCCGCATGACGGAAGGTAGCATGGTGCAGTTTGGCTGGGGTAGCAAACAAAAACGTATTCAAGCGGCAGAGACTAGCGACACGAGCGCCATTGCAGAAGCGATAGCTCAGGATAAAGAGCTGACCAAAAATTTACTCGCCGCTGCAGGCGTTTCTGTACCCATTGGCGAAGTAGTTACTACCGCTGACGATGCCTGGCGGGCTGCACAAAAAATTGGTGGGGCGATTGTCCTCAAACCTAAAGATGGCAATCAGGGTAAAGGTGTAGTTGCCAACATTCAGACTGAAGCAGAGGTTCGCGCAGGCTTTATTGTGACTCAGGCTTTTGGCCGTGAGACCATTGTTGAGCGTTATTTACCAGGTGCAGACTATCGCCTCCTAGTGGTTGGCAATCGACTTTCTGCTGCTGCACGTCGTGAGCCTGCCCAAGTCGTTGGCGATGGCAAGCACACTATCGCTCAATTGGTAGAACTAGAGAACAGTAATCCTTTACGTGGCGATGGTCACGCAACTGCTTTAACTAAAATTCGTTTTGATGATATTGCCTTAGCTCATTTAGCCAGCAACAATCTGAGCCCAGAATCCATTCCCAAGACTGGGGAGCGGGTTTTATTGCGCAATAATGCCAACTTAAGTACTGGCGGAACCGCTACGGATGTAACGGATGATGTGCATCCCGATGTGGCGGCTAGCGCTATCGCTGCGGCACAAATGATTGGCCTAGATATTGCTGGTGTCGATATTCTGTGTGAGGCAATTTATAAACCTCTTGAAGCACAAGGTGGCGGTATTGTCGAAGTCAATGCTGCCCCTGGTTTACGCATGCACCTCAAGCCCTCGTATGGCAAAAGTCGTCCCGTTGGCGAAGATATTATTAATACGATGTACCCATTGGGCGAAGATGGCCGTATTCCAGTGGTGGCTGTGACGGGCACCAATGGCAAAACAACCACCGTACGTCTGATTGCCCATCTTATTAATGAGACAGGTCTACGCGTTGGTATGACATCGACCGATGGCGTGTACATCAACCATCGACTGATTGACTCTGGCGACTGTAGCGGCCCCAAAAGCGCGCGCAATGTCTTAATGCATCCCGATGTAGATGCCGCCGTTCTAGAAACAGCCCGCGGAGGAATGCTACGCGAAGGTTTGGGTTTTGATCGTTGTGAAGTAGCCGTAGTAACCAATATCGGTGAAGGGGATCATTTAGGCCTGAACTACATTACCAGCGTCGAGGATTTAGCCATTCTGAAACGGGTAGTCGTGCAAAACGTAGCCCCCACCGGCGCGGCAGTCCTCAATGCAGCAGATCCCATTGTGGTCAAAATGGGTGACGTTTGTAATGGCCGCGTCATTTTCTTTGCTCAAAATCAACACCACCCCGTGATTGCTGCGCATCGGGCAAAGAATAAAAAAGTTATTTACTGTGACGGTACTTACATTGTTGCGTCCAAGGGCGCTCGGGTTGTCTACCGCTTTCCTGTAAGTGAAATTCCGATCACTCAAAATGGGGTGCTCGGCTTTCAAATAGAAAATGCAATGGCCTCTATTGGTGCTGCATGGGCGCTAGGATTAGACGCTGAGAAAATTGCACGCGGCCTACACTCCTTTCAAAGCTCTGCCAACGCAGTGCCAGGACGCTTTAATCAATTCCAGCATAAGGGTGCCACTGTCATTGCTGACTACGGCCACAACCCAGATGCTATGCGCGCGCTCGCGAGCGCAATTACAGCAATGAAGCCCAAAAAGAGTCACGTAGTCATTAGTGGGGCCGGTGATCGTCGTGATGAAGATATCCGTGATCTCACCCGCATCTTAGGGAATAATTTTGATAACGTCATTTTGTATCAAGATCAATGTCAACGTGGTCGCGAAGATGGTGAAGTATTAAAGCTCTTGCAAGAGGGGCTAGTGGGAACAACGCAAGCAAAGCAAGTCAAAGAAATTACTGGCGAGTTTTTAGCGATTGATACGGCATTAAATGATTTATCACCCGGTGATATTTGCCTAATCTTAATTGATCAAGTCGAAGAATCATTGGCCTATCTTAAAGAAAAGGTACGGCCATAA